The Flaviramulus sp. BrNp1-15 genome includes the window ATACTACAAAAGGAGAAATTCTTGTTGCTTTAGAGTACAAAAAAACACCTGGAACGGTTGGTAACTTTGTAGCTTTAGCAGAAGGAAATTTAGAAAACAAAGTAAAACCACAAGGTACACCTTATTATAATGGTTTAAAATTTCACAGAGTTATTCCAGATTTTATGATTCAAGGTGGTTGTCCTCAAGGATCAGGTTCAGGAAATCCTGGTTACCAATTTGATGATGAATTTCACCCAGATTTAAAACACGATGGCCCGGGAGTTTTATCTATGGCAAATGCAGGTCCTGGAACAAATGGAAGTCAGTTTTTTATAACTCATATTGAAACAGCTTGGTTAGATAATAAGCACACTGTTTTTGGTAAAGTTGAACATGGTCAAGAAGTTGTAGATGCTATCGAGCAAGGTGATACGATTGAAAGTATAGAAATTTTACGTGTTGGTGCAGATGCAGAAGCTTATAATGCTGTTGAAGCTTTTAGAACTTTTGAAGGTTCAAGAGAAAAAAGATTAGCTGAAGCTAAAGCCGCTGCTGAAGCTGAGTTAGATAAACTAGCTGCTGGATTTAAAAAAACAGAAAGTGGTTTGCGTTACCAAATTATTCAAGAAGGTAATGGCGCAAAAGCAGAAAAGGGTAAAACAGTATCTGTGCATTACAAAGGACAATTGTCAGACGGAACTGTTTTTGATTCTTCATATAAACGTAACGCACCAATTGATTTTCCTTTAGGAATGGGACAAGTAATTTCTGGATGGGATGAAGGTATTCAATTATTAAAAATTGGAGATAAAGCACGTTTTGTTATACCTAGCCATTTAGGTTATGGAAGTAGAGGTGCAGGAGGTGTAATTCCACCAGATGCTACTTTAGTGTTTGATGTAGAGTTGATGGATGTAAAATAAGTACAGCATATCATACTTATATAAGTAACAAATTTTTAAAAAAATCGTCTCATTTATAATGAGACTTTTTTTTTTGCTCATATTTTTATCATAAAACTAATCAAACCAAAATGAAAACTAAAGCCATATTATTCTCTTTGTTTTTTATAGTGATTCTTTCAAGTTGTTCTAAAAATATAGATTATTCAGAAGAATATATAGAGCAAACATCTGGACGGTATTTATATAATCATGATGAGGTTATTGATGTATATTACAAAGACAAAACATTATTTTTAAAATGGAAAGGCGCAGAAAAAATTAAACCTGTTATTATAGATGATAGCATTTTTTTTGTACCAGATATGTACACGAAACTTCATTTTGTTCAGCATCCAAAAACAAAAAAAAGGTATTTGTCTAAAATTTCTAAAGAAGACGAAAATTTAATTAGTTATGATTATTTAAAAGTTAGTGATTCTTTTAAAACCCCAAGAATGTACCTTAAAAATAAAGAATACAAAAAAGCCTTAGCAGGGTATTTAGAAATTAAAAAACAAGATTCTACAAGTGTTTTAATTGAAGAGCGATTGGTAAATAGTATGGGGTATGATTTACTTCGTGAAAACAAAGCTGAAAGAGCAATAGAAGTATTTAAAATAAATGTTGCATTATATCCTGAAAGTAGTAATGTATATGATAGTTTAGCTGAAGCGTATTTGAAAAACGGTGATAGCTTACAAGCTTATATAAATTATAATAAATCTTATGAAATGAACAGTGATAATAAGCGAGCCAAAAAATATGTTGATACTTATTCTAAAAAGCATAACTAAAAGCATGTTTAATATTTCTTACAACCACTTCGATTGAAGTAGTTTTTTAACGCGAAAAATTAAACTCATCTTATTATTCATCTAGTTTAACGAAAATATTTTATGCATGCATAATAAAGAAATATTTTTGTGGCATGATTAGCATTAAAGAGACAGATTTGTATAGTGAAGTATTAAAAGAATTTAATTATTCTTTTGGTGATGTGTTTGTTTTTGAGGGGTTTGTCGTTTCAGAAATTAAACGTGGAAAAACTTTAAATTGGGATGACCATGCCAAATTAATAGTGAAAGATGTTACAACTTATCTAAATACAAATGGAGAAGATATTATCTACATAACTAACAGAATTCATTCTTATTCTGTAGTAGCTACAGATTGGTTAAAATTCTTTAAGCATAGTTATTCTTTAAAAGCTTATTGCGTAGTTTCAGAAAACAAAGGAGGCGTTTTAAATTTAATGATTGAAAAGCTATTCTTTAAAAACAAAATAAAGCATTTTGAAAACCTGTATGCTGCAGTAAATTATGTAAAAATAGGGTTGGTAGAAGTTGCTTGACAATTCTTTATATTTGTTCTTATGACAGGACAAGAGCTACAAAATTTAAAATATCCTATCGGGCAATTTAATTGTCCAACAAATATTTCAAAACAACATATTGAAAATTGGATTTCTATTTTAGAGGAATTTCCTAATAGATTAGAAAACCTAGTTAAAGATTTAACAGATAAACAACTTGACACACCTTACAGACCAGAAGGTTGGACTGTGAGACAGGTTGTTCATCATCTTTCAGATAGTCATCATCATAGTTATACACGTTTTAAATGGAGTTTAACTGAAGATAAACCCATTATAAAAGCTTATTTTGAGGAAAGGTGGGCAGAACTTATTGATGCTAAAACAGCTCCTATTAAAATGTCTTTACAGCATTTAAGAGCAATTCACACGAAGTTAACCTATTTACTTAAAACATTGAATGATGACGATTTAAACAAATGTTTCATTCATCCAGAAACTAATAGTGAAGTTCCTTTAAAAAAGAATATTGGCATTTATGCATGGCATAGCAACCATCATTATGTACATATCGAGAATTTATTGAAACGAGAAAATTGGTTATAGAATTTAACTATGATTAGGAAAGTACAACCTGAAGACGCACAAGAAATAGTTGATATTTATAACTATTATGTGAAGAATACCATAGTTACCTTTGATAATATTCCTTTTACAACAGAAGCTTTTAAAACTAAAATAGAAACTGTTTCTAAATCGTTTCCATTTATTGTTTTTGAAGAAAATAATAAAATTTTAGGTTATGCTTATGCCAATAAATGGAGAGAGAAACCAGCATATAAAAATACTGTTGAATCAACGGTTTATTTGCATTACGAAGCTCAAGGTAAACAAATTGGCACAAAGTTGTATGCTGAACTTTTAGCCCAATTAAAAAAAGAAAACTACCATGTTATTGTTGGTGGTTTAACTCTACCAAACGAAGCCAGTGTAAAACTGCATGAAAAATTTGGGTTTAAGCAAGTAGCACATTTTAAAGAAGTAGGCTATAAGTTCAATAAATGGTTAGATGTTGGCTTTTGGCAGTTGACTTTATAATTATTTCTTCCATTTAATATTGCAACCAATACTTGGTTTTTGTGATTCTAAATTTTCTTTGTTTTCAAGTAAACAATCCAGAGCATGTTTTAAATCTTTTCCGGTAACAGGAATTCCATTTCCGGGTCTGGAATCATCCAATTGTCCTCTGTATATCAAGTTTAAACTTTTATCAAACACGTACAAATCTGGTGTGCAAGCTGCATCGTAAACTTTGGCTATATCTTGTGTTTCGTCATATAAATACGGGAACGGATAGTTGTTTTCCTCAGCATGAATCATCATTTTATCAGGACCATCTTGTGGATAGTTTTCAACATCGTTACTAGAAATAGCAATAAAACCAATACCTTTTTCCGCGTAAGTGTTAGCAATAGTTACAAGTACTTTATTTATATGAATAACAAACGGGCAATGGTTGCATAAAAACATAATAACGGTGCCTTCATTACCTTTTCCTTCTTGAAGAGACAATTTTTTTTGAGATACAGTATCAAATAGATTAAAATCTGGTGCTTGTGTCCCCAAAGGAATCATGTTTGATGGAGTATTCGCCATAATTATAAGTTTTACTCAAAGTTCGTTATTATTTGTATTTTTAAAAAATGAATAAGACAATAACTTTTGAAGATTTCACTAAAGTTGATTTAAGAGTAGGTACTATTATTGAAGTTAACGATTTTCCAGAAGCACGAAAACCAGCATATCAACTAACCATTGATTTTGGTGATTTAGGAATAAAAAAATCTTCTGCTCAAATAACAACGCTATATAATAAAGAGGATTTATTGCATAGGCAAATTGTTGCTGTTATAAATTTTCCGAAAAAGCAAATTGCTAAATTTATGAGTGAATGTCTGGTTTTAGGTGCTGTTAATGGTAAAGATGTTATTTTACTAAACCCAGAACACAAAGTAAAAAATGGTAGCGTTGTCGCTTAAAATATGCAGGAGTTAGATCAAGTAAAAATACATTTTGACAGTAACGGATTATGGGTTTTAAACATAGCACTTGCAGTTGTTATGTTTGGAGTTGCTTTAGGTATAAAAGTTGACGATTTTAAGCAGTTACTTAAAACACCTAAATTACTGTTTGTTGGAATTTTTTCTCAGTTTATTTTGTTGCCTCTTTTAACGTTCCTTTTTGTAATTATTATTAAGCCACAGCCAAGTATTGCTTTAGGAATGATAATGGTTGCAGCTTGTCCTGGTGGAAATATCTCTAAC containing:
- a CDS encoding peptidylprolyl isomerase, producing MQDGLYAKFNTTKGEILVALEYKKTPGTVGNFVALAEGNLENKVKPQGTPYYNGLKFHRVIPDFMIQGGCPQGSGSGNPGYQFDDEFHPDLKHDGPGVLSMANAGPGTNGSQFFITHIETAWLDNKHTVFGKVEHGQEVVDAIEQGDTIESIEILRVGADAEAYNAVEAFRTFEGSREKRLAEAKAAAEAELDKLAAGFKKTESGLRYQIIQEGNGAKAEKGKTVSVHYKGQLSDGTVFDSSYKRNAPIDFPLGMGQVISGWDEGIQLLKIGDKARFVIPSHLGYGSRGAGGVIPPDATLVFDVELMDVK
- a CDS encoding lipopolysaccharide assembly protein LapB gives rise to the protein MKTKAILFSLFFIVILSSCSKNIDYSEEYIEQTSGRYLYNHDEVIDVYYKDKTLFLKWKGAEKIKPVIIDDSIFFVPDMYTKLHFVQHPKTKKRYLSKISKEDENLISYDYLKVSDSFKTPRMYLKNKEYKKALAGYLEIKKQDSTSVLIEERLVNSMGYDLLRENKAERAIEVFKINVALYPESSNVYDSLAEAYLKNGDSLQAYINYNKSYEMNSDNKRAKKYVDTYSKKHN
- a CDS encoding YfiT family bacillithiol transferase, with amino-acid sequence MTGQELQNLKYPIGQFNCPTNISKQHIENWISILEEFPNRLENLVKDLTDKQLDTPYRPEGWTVRQVVHHLSDSHHHSYTRFKWSLTEDKPIIKAYFEERWAELIDAKTAPIKMSLQHLRAIHTKLTYLLKTLNDDDLNKCFIHPETNSEVPLKKNIGIYAWHSNHHYVHIENLLKRENWL
- a CDS encoding GNAT family N-acetyltransferase, with the translated sequence MIRKVQPEDAQEIVDIYNYYVKNTIVTFDNIPFTTEAFKTKIETVSKSFPFIVFEENNKILGYAYANKWREKPAYKNTVESTVYLHYEAQGKQIGTKLYAELLAQLKKENYHVIVGGLTLPNEASVKLHEKFGFKQVAHFKEVGYKFNKWLDVGFWQLTL
- a CDS encoding thioredoxin family protein; the encoded protein is MANTPSNMIPLGTQAPDFNLFDTVSQKKLSLQEGKGNEGTVIMFLCNHCPFVIHINKVLVTIANTYAEKGIGFIAISSNDVENYPQDGPDKMMIHAEENNYPFPYLYDETQDIAKVYDAACTPDLYVFDKSLNLIYRGQLDDSRPGNGIPVTGKDLKHALDCLLENKENLESQKPSIGCNIKWKK
- a CDS encoding tRNA-binding protein; this translates as MNKTITFEDFTKVDLRVGTIIEVNDFPEARKPAYQLTIDFGDLGIKKSSAQITTLYNKEDLLHRQIVAVINFPKKQIAKFMSECLVLGAVNGKDVILLNPEHKVKNGSVVA